GTGGTCAACCTATTTTTGACTCCGAAATCGCTGGAGGCAAGGATTGGGTTTACCTTTTCTACCAGTAAGCGCAATGGAAGCGGCAACAAAGACTATAGGTTCAGTGTGGAGATGGTAGGCGATAAACCTCAGCAGGTACTGCTTATCCGCACCTATGGCTCTTATCGCTCGCTGCTCGAAACTCTTGCGGTTTATGATTCAAGCTCTGCGAATACTCCTTCCAGAGTGATGTACTCAAAAGGCAAATCTCCAGAGATCTCTCTTAATCGTATCGGTGCGGCCCTCGTTATTGATCCTCCAACCATTCCAGCACCTACAGCTGAAGCGGTTTTTAGCAGAGCGATTGCTGAGTATTTGGAATTTAAAGAAACGAACAGGATTGACGAAGCGCTTTCCTACCGCTCCTCCATAAAACTTTTAAACAAAGAATGAGTTTTTTCAGCTATGCTCAGCCTTCCCCAAGTGAGAGAGCTTGAAAAGCAGCAGTACCGGATGGTAGGCAATCATTCAGCTGTCAAGGTGTGCGGCTGGACAAAGAGCATGATCAGGGGAAAAGGCGGCTGCTACAAGTTTGCTTTCTACGGAATCAGGTCGCATCAATGCATGCAGATGACCACCTCGATGTTCTGCGCGAACAAATGCACCTTTTGCTGGAGAGGAGAAAAGGCTCCTGTCTCAAAAACCTGGTATGGGTCTATTGATCCGCCTGCCCAAATCATTAATGAAGCGTTAGAGAAGCACCTCGGCTTGCTTGATGGATTCAAGGGTTATCCAAATGCCAGCAAGACAGCAGTCAAACAAATGAAGGACATCAGGCATGTTGCTCTCTCTTTAACAGGCGAGCCAATCTCCTACCCTCTGATCAACGAGATTCTGGAGGAGTTCCACAAGAGGAGGATCTCAACTTTTCTGGTAACTAATGCCCAATTTCCTGAGCAGATAGAAAAACTCAAATGCGTCACCCAGCTCTACATTTCAGTAGATGCGCCAAGCAAGGCAAAGCTCAAAGAGGTTGACAGGCCATTATTCAAGGATTACTATGAAAGGATGCTGAAGAGCCTTGATGTCATGGCAAAAAAGGAGTTCAGAACCTGCATACGATTAACGATAATCAAGGAAGTGAATGATGATGACCTTGAAGGATACAAACAGATGATTGAAAGAGGGAAACCGGATTTTATTGAAGTAAAAGGCTATATGCATGTTGGAGCATCCCGAATGTTTCTTGAACGAAAGAACATGCCGCTGCATGAAGACATCCGCATCTGGTCAAAGAAATTCGCAGAATTGCTGCCTGACTACACGATTGTAGGAGAGCACCCGCAGTCGCGTGTTGTCTGCTTCATGCGAAAGGCAATGCCTGGGCAGTATATTGATTTTCCAAAGTTTCTTGAGCTGGCAGCCAAAGGGCATGCAAAGGCAGAGGAGTATTCTTCACCGAAGATTATGCCGAATGGTTAGATAGAAGAAAGATCACACATTTCCTTATATTTGCATTTCGGACAGACTTCTCTGATAACGTCAAAAGAACTCACTCCTAAGCGCGCTTCTTCTGCATAGGTTACAAATTCTTTGAGGTAGGAGCAGGGCATACTTGGTCAGAGGAGGATGAAGTATATAAAGGCATTGAAAAGCAGACAAGGAACGTTTAGTCGTTATGGAATACGGTAAAAGAGTTACTCTCTCTTTTTCCCAGCCTCATGAAGCAGCTTCGCATACTTCTCTCATGTTTAGGGGGGGGTTATTACTTTATGAAAGGTCTTCTGCACCAAAAAATCAAATCTGCTCTCCCCTTTCACATACATCATCGGGCGATACATGTTAGAAGTCCATAAAAATACGAAACATTTAAATAGTAATGGTATTTTATTAGACCTATGAGATTTTCAAAAACAGAGCTGAAGGTGTTATGGCAAGTAGCCTTAGGGAAAAGGCAGGTCTCTGAACTAGCTTTAGCTCTGCATAAAGATCAAAGCCAGATATACCGAATCCTAAAAAGCCTCGACAAGAAAGGATTCGCAACACTCGAAAATGGCATAATCGCTCCTTCAGAGAACACTCATATGAACATTCTTCTCCAGGAGCTCTCAAGACGGCCAAATATTATTGATAACCTCTCTGGGTGCGGCATAAAGCTATTTACGGCAATTCTTGAGCCTAAATCAGTTCCTCAAATAATCAAGGAAACGGGCATCAAAAGAAGCACTGTTTTCTACAAATTAAAGGAAGCCACAAGAAACAGCTTCATAAACACACCAGAGGAAAAATACGTTCTTAATGAGAAAATCTGGCCGAAAGTTAAAGAGTTCTTCATCGAACTAAAAAAATACGAGGAAACTGCTGACAAAAGATCCCCGTCAGGAGCAGTCATTTACTACAAAAATGAGAATGAGATCGTTTTCTCAACTAAGGTTGAATGCGACGCTAGCCTGACTGGCTTTTCAGCTTATGAGCAATTCGGCATCAAATTGCTTCCTGTGGATTACACCTATTACCTTCCAAAAAAGACTCTGAAAAAGCAGGACGTATTTCTGCATTCTCTGTATAGGGCAGAGAAAGAAGGAGATGCAAGAGATTTTACTCTCATTGCGCTTTTCTATCTTAAGCACAAAAATGACCTTAAAGATATCAAACACGAGATAATTGACAACCTTAATAAAGTTCTGCGGGGCGAACAAGTAACCTACTATCCAACTCTTGAGGAAATAAAAGACAGAGCTGATGTTTATGATATTAAAATTCAGAATAAGCTTTAACCCCAAAAGAATCATGAGGTGATCTTTTGCTATCAAAATTTGACCAACTGGATGACGTGTTTAATGAGCTAGACAAAACACTGCACAGGAAGGCGCATTTCTATGTAATCGGCGGAGCTGTCCTGCTGTACCATGGCCTAAAGATCAGCACAAAAGACGTGGACATTATTGTTGACAGCCGGAAGGAGTTCATTGCAACAGAAAAAGCGCTCAAGGCAACAGGATTCACGACAAAGCTTCCTTCAACAGACTACAAAAAATCTGATCTCAATCAGATATTTATAAAAGGAGATTTCAGGATAGACTTATTCCAAAGGACTGTGTGCAAAGGATTTCTTCTTTCTGCTGGCATGAAGAAACGATCTCAAAAAGTAAGAGGGCTAACCCAGCTAACAGTTTCTTTATGTTCAACAACAGACATATTCTTGTTTAAAACATTCACCGAGCGTGAGGGGGATATTGCTGATTGCATTTCTTTAACTCAGAGTGCAATTGATTGGGACGGAATGCTTGACGAAATAAACAAGCAGATGCAGACTTCTGGAAACAAAGTATGGATAACCTACATAGGAGAAAGAATGGACATTCTTCTTGAGCGAGGCATCAAGATACCAATAATGGACAAAATCGACAGGCTGAGAGAAGATTATCTTGACGATTACGAGAAAATGCATTCTTCTTAGAAGAAAGTTTAGGAAGAAATAAGCTCCTTGACCTAATACAATAGGGGGTAAAGCGGAGATGACGAGAAGATGACTGTACCACCATCAAACTTTAACGGCAAATATATAAATGCCTCATAATCTCTCTTTTCTGCCGTGATCAAAGCCATCATCTTCGACTGGAACCGGACGCTCTGGGACAAGGAAAACGGAGCCTTGTTTGCTGAAACAAAGGATATCTTAGAGCATTACAAGCAGAAGACTCGCTTAGCCTTGGCATCCAATCTTGAGGGAGGAAACCGGGAGGAAAAGCTCGACCTTATCAGCAAGCATAACTTAAGCCATTATTTTGACCTTGCGGAATTCCAGGAAGAAAAAAAGGACCAGATCTTTGAGAAGATCATCCAGCACTGGGGCCTTAAGCCTGAGGAGGTTGCGATTGTTGATGACAAGGCCAAAAAGATCGTCTCCTTTGGCAGGCGGACAGGAGCAACAACAATCTGGCTCAAGAAAGGGAAGTACGCAGACGAACTGCCTGATGCTGATCCTGACCATGTCATTTATTCTCTGGCTGAATTGAAGAGGATTGTCTGAGACCACCACAACCTATAAATATCCTTCTTCTCAATACCAGCGTATGTGGCCATTGCGAAGGGTGGAACGAGAGATAGAAAAAGAAATCCACGCAGGAGAGAAGTCCATCAAGCGAAACTGGAAAAGAATAGTGACCATCTCAGTCATAGCAGTGCTCCTCATCTCAGCAATCCTGTTTATAACCGGCATGAGGATACGGTTTGCTTTGAGGGACAGCCTTATTGTGGGCCTCTCCCCTTCTGACCGCTCCTTTACAATAACAAACCAGGAGCAGCAGCCAATAACCTTCGAAATCACTTCAGACAACAGCCGCTTCTGCACAGCCTCCTGCTCCGCCACCTTTCATGACAGAAGCGAGGACAAGATCCTTGATGCCGCATCCTTTTCTCTCGGAAGGAAGGACAGGATTGTAAAGAGCTATACCCTCACGCCAAAGCCAAAAGGCACAGGCCAGAAAATCTACAACTTTGAGGTGGAATGCTCCAACCAGAAATCCCTTCTCTGCAGGACCGACAGCCCGCTCCGCCAGAAATCTTCCTTTATCACCCTGAACTTCAGGCTTTCTCCTGGAGAAGAGATGATAAATCAAGGCATCCAGCCTTCTCTTCAGAAAAGCTTCTCAGACATCAACACAGCAGCAGGCTATCTCCAGACAGCAGCACAGCTTATACCCGGCCTTCTTGACCATGCCATCCTCAACGCAAAGCTGGAACAGCTCAACACAGGGCTCAATGAAACGATGATCCAGACAGACGAGATCTTCAGCCTCTGGTCTGATGAGGAATACACAGTCTTGCAGACCTTCTATGCCAAAACAGTGAAGGATTCAACATTGCTTGACCAGTCAACAGCATTCCTTGAGCAGGTCAGATCATCCAGAGAAACCCAAAATGATCTCACAACACAGTATAACCAATTGAAAAATATGATATTCAGTAATTCAAACCTTGCCAAGCAGGCTATCCACTTCTCTCCTGAAAATCATTCTTTGAGAAAGGACTTCAACACAACCTTCTCCAAGCTGTCTTGGATACAATCGAATCTCACTGAGAATCAATATACCTCATTGGCTCATTTTGATTCTGCGATAGCCAACCTGACAACCCAAATAAATGAATTCAATGCAACCCTTTCTAAACTAAGAAATAAGACAAGGGAAGAGGGAAATAACCTTGCAGCATCTGAATTCCAGAAGAAGTGCAGCCTGGGATTCTGCGATTTTCTTGTAGGAGATCCCTGCTTAGACCTCAATAAGATCCTTACAGAATATGATACAACTGCCTACCCAATCCCAGGAACTCCTCCGGCAGAATCCTATTTCGAGACAGGCGAAACCTCAATTAAGATCACTCCCTCAAACCAATCCCTGGAGTATTATACTAATTTTTGCGTAAATGCGACATCTATCCCTGATCTCAACACAACCCTCCCTGATATCTCCGAAAGCAAAGA
This is a stretch of genomic DNA from Candidatus Nanoarchaeia archaeon. It encodes these proteins:
- the twy1 gene encoding 4-demethylwyosine synthase TYW1 — encoded protein: MLSLPQVRELEKQQYRMVGNHSAVKVCGWTKSMIRGKGGCYKFAFYGIRSHQCMQMTTSMFCANKCTFCWRGEKAPVSKTWYGSIDPPAQIINEALEKHLGLLDGFKGYPNASKTAVKQMKDIRHVALSLTGEPISYPLINEILEEFHKRRISTFLVTNAQFPEQIEKLKCVTQLYISVDAPSKAKLKEVDRPLFKDYYERMLKSLDVMAKKEFRTCIRLTIIKEVNDDDLEGYKQMIERGKPDFIEVKGYMHVGASRMFLERKNMPLHEDIRIWSKKFAELLPDYTIVGEHPQSRVVCFMRKAMPGQYIDFPKFLELAAKGHAKAEEYSSPKIMPNG
- a CDS encoding helix-turn-helix domain-containing protein yields the protein MRFSKTELKVLWQVALGKRQVSELALALHKDQSQIYRILKSLDKKGFATLENGIIAPSENTHMNILLQELSRRPNIIDNLSGCGIKLFTAILEPKSVPQIIKETGIKRSTVFYKLKEATRNSFINTPEEKYVLNEKIWPKVKEFFIELKKYEETADKRSPSGAVIYYKNENEIVFSTKVECDASLTGFSAYEQFGIKLLPVDYTYYLPKKTLKKQDVFLHSLYRAEKEGDARDFTLIALFYLKHKNDLKDIKHEIIDNLNKVLRGEQVTYYPTLEEIKDRADVYDIKIQNKL
- a CDS encoding DUF6036 family nucleotidyltransferase — translated: MLSKFDQLDDVFNELDKTLHRKAHFYVIGGAVLLYHGLKISTKDVDIIVDSRKEFIATEKALKATGFTTKLPSTDYKKSDLNQIFIKGDFRIDLFQRTVCKGFLLSAGMKKRSQKVRGLTQLTVSLCSTTDIFLFKTFTEREGDIADCISLTQSAIDWDGMLDEINKQMQTSGNKVWITYIGERMDILLERGIKIPIMDKIDRLREDYLDDYEKMHSS
- a CDS encoding HAD family hydrolase, which produces MIKAIIFDWNRTLWDKENGALFAETKDILEHYKQKTRLALASNLEGGNREEKLDLISKHNLSHYFDLAEFQEEKKDQIFEKIIQHWGLKPEEVAIVDDKAKKIVSFGRRTGATTIWLKKGKYADELPDADPDHVIYSLAELKRIV
- a CDS encoding alpha/beta fold hydrolase; amino-acid sequence: MWPLRRVEREIEKEIHAGEKSIKRNWKRIVTISVIAVLLISAILFITGMRIRFALRDSLIVGLSPSDRSFTITNQEQQPITFEITSDNSRFCTASCSATFHDRSEDKILDAASFSLGRKDRIVKSYTLTPKPKGTGQKIYNFEVECSNQKSLLCRTDSPLRQKSSFITLNFRLSPGEEMINQGIQPSLQKSFSDINTAAGYLQTAAQLIPGLLDHAILNAKLEQLNTGLNETMIQTDEIFSLWSDEEYTVLQTFYAKTVKDSTLLDQSTAFLEQVRSSRETQNDLTTQYNQLKNMIFSNSNLAKQAIHFSPENHSLRKDFNTTFSKLSWIQSNLTENQYTSLAHFDSAIANLTTQINEFNATLSKLRNKTREEGNNLAASEFQKKCSLGFCDFLVGDPCLDLNKILTEYDTTAYPIPGTPPAESYFETGETSIKITPSNQSLEYYTNFCVNATSIPDLNTTLPDISESKEPQNITTSLVILNELSQNLPVCCVRGSCSPCCTTPECRNDPSSFPVLLIHGHSLLRSTSPEPVIDIFNRIQYQLQEDGYLNGGTVIFDFNQSDYSANDWGLSGTPIALKASYYFDYFYSLGKYIHITRSTDNIDTYAIRLKDIIELVKFRTGKPKVNIVAHSMGGLVSRRYLDIFGEESVDNMVLIATPNHGIEGSAKKFCRLFGEKRECEDMYQDSILLKKLNDPNNKIKDVKVVTISGIGCDTDGGLGDGIVTLDSSKLEGAESSIVEGNCDDTFKAGLHSDLLNIDKYPEVYQAISSVLRRGINITNTTEN